The following coding sequences are from one Rhipicephalus microplus isolate Deutch F79 chromosome 3, USDA_Rmic, whole genome shotgun sequence window:
- the LOC142804284 gene encoding uncharacterized protein LOC142804284: MKAVLAHDVQVLYSLHGRKGKRAFVNLRLCRLVTDVIRQKAGCDQAEALNFIKRWLPGSGDRCGGRKRRFREAFVLEQPDDPHSRSADYRLLAAAGFLPSHSSQGLDSTTVTVPPTQPDLQ; this comes from the exons atgaaggctgtattggcacatgacgtgcaagtgctgtacagccttcatggcagaaaagggaaaagggcctttgtgaacctgaggctctgtagattagtgacag atgtcatccgccaaaaagcagggtgcgaccaggcggaggccctcaactttattaagaggtggctgccagggtctggtgatcgctgtgggggcaggaagcggcgcttcagagaagcatttgttctggagcagcccgatgatccccactctcggagtgcagattatcggctgctcgcggcagctggcttcctgcccagccacagcagccagggccttgacagcaccactgtcactgtgcccccaacgcaacctgacctgcagtag